One Numida meleagris isolate 19003 breed g44 Domestic line chromosome 6, NumMel1.0, whole genome shotgun sequence genomic region harbors:
- the SSTR1 gene encoding somatostatin receptor type 1 — MLPDGTCTRLPGGAGSLSGGSHSRTSGALEEAAARGMDSAGRNSSGAPNSTLSESQGSAILISFIYSVVCLVGLCGNSMVIYVILRYAKMKTATNIYILNLAIADELLMLSVPFLVTSTLLHHWPFGSLLCRLVLSVDAINMFTSIYCLTVLSVDRYIAVVHPIKAARYRRPTVAKMVNLGVWVLSILIILPIIIFSNTAANSDGTVACNMLMPEPTQRWLVVFVVYTFLMGFLLPVVAICLCYILIIAKMRMVALKAGWQQRKRSERKITLMVMMVVMVFVICWMPFYIVQLVNVFVEQDDATISQLSVILGYANSCANPILYGFLSDNFKRSFQRLLCLSWMDNAPEEPIDYYATALKSRAYSVEDFPPDNLESGSMYRNGTCTSRITTL; from the coding sequence ATGCTCCCCGATGGCACCTGCACCAGGCTCCCGGGCGGTGCAGGCAGCCTCAGCGGCGGCAGCCACAGCAGAACTAGCGGCGCCTtggaggaggcggcggcgaGGGGCATGGACTCGGCCGGCAGGAACTCCTCTGGTGCCCCGAACAGCACCTTGAGCGAGTCCCAGGGCAGCGCCATCCTCATCTCATTCATCTACTCTGTGGTGTGCCTGGTGGGGCTGTGCGGCAACTCCATGGTCATCTATGTGATCCTACGCTACGCCAAGATGAAGACAGCCACCAACATCTACATCCTCAACTTGGCCATTGCGGATGAGCTGCTGATGCTTAGCGTCCCCTTCCTGGTCACCTCCACCCTGCTGCACCACTGGCCCTTTGGCTCTCTGCTCTGCCGCTTGGTGCTCAGTGTGGATGCAATCAACATGTTCACCAGCATCTACTGCCTGACTGTGCTCAGCGTGGACCGCTACATCGCCGTGGTGCACCCCATCAAGGCAGCCAGGTACCGCCGGCCCACTGTGGCTAAGATGGTCAACCTGGGTGTCTGGGTGCTTTCCATCCTCATCATCCTGCCCATCATCATCTTCTCCAACACAGCGGCCAACAGTGATGGAACGGTGGCTTGCAACATGCTCATGCCAGAGCCCACCCAAAGGTGGCTGGTGGTCTTTGTGGTCTACACCTTTCTGATGGGCTTCTTGCTGCCGGTGGTTGCCATCTGCCTCTGCTACATCCTCATTATTGCCAAGATGCGCATGGTGGCCCTGAAGGCTGGCTGGCAGCAACGCAAACGCTCGGAGCGCAAGATCACCCTCATGGTCATGATGGTGGTGATGGTCTTTGTCATCTGTTGGATGCCCTTCTACATTGTGCAGCTGGTCAATGTCTTTGTAGAGCAGGATGACGCCACCATCAGCCAGCTCTCTGTCATCTTGGGCTATGCCAATAGCTGTGCCAACCCCATCCTCTATGGCTTTCTCTCAGACAATTTCAAGCGGTCCTTCCAGAGACTGCTCTGCCTCAGTTGGATGGACAATGCTCCGGAGGAACCCATCGACTACTATGCCACCGCCCTCAAGAGCAGGGCGTACAGCGTGGAGGACTTTCCCCCGGACAACTTGGAGTCAGGAAGCATGTATAGGAACGGCACTTGCACCTCCAGGATTACCACTCTCTGA